In the Jatrophihabitans endophyticus genome, one interval contains:
- a CDS encoding ATP-binding cassette domain-containing protein, which translates to MISARGLARSFKTKSGPVHAVRGIDLDVRAGEIVGLLGPNGAGKTTTLRMLTTLLMPSEGHATVAGKDLIREPREVRRRIGYVAQVGAAPSAGTLVGEELVTQGRLQGLAKAEATARLAEVAPRLDLGGLEGRALLELSGGQRRRFDVALGLMHSPPLVFLDEPTTGLDPQSRANLWQHIRGLRGDMGVTVVITTHYLDEADALADRVLVMDGGAIVADDTPDALKARISGDVVTLEFAPDQPRERAEEVVRQAMEVREVVTTETAVLVTVDSGATAVAPILRALDAAGLSPASIAVNRPTLDDVFLTLTGRSLRDEAA; encoded by the coding sequence ATGATTTCCGCGCGTGGGCTGGCGCGGAGCTTCAAGACGAAGTCCGGGCCCGTGCACGCGGTGCGCGGCATCGACCTCGACGTGCGGGCGGGGGAGATCGTCGGGCTGCTGGGGCCGAACGGCGCGGGCAAGACGACGACGCTGCGCATGCTCACCACGCTGCTGATGCCGAGCGAGGGACACGCGACCGTGGCGGGCAAGGACCTCATCCGCGAGCCGCGTGAGGTGCGCCGCCGCATCGGGTACGTCGCGCAGGTCGGCGCGGCGCCGAGCGCGGGCACGCTGGTCGGCGAGGAGCTCGTCACCCAGGGCCGGTTGCAGGGGCTCGCGAAGGCCGAGGCGACGGCCCGGCTCGCCGAGGTCGCCCCGCGCCTCGACCTCGGTGGTCTCGAGGGACGCGCGTTGCTGGAGCTGTCCGGCGGCCAGCGCCGCCGCTTCGACGTCGCGCTCGGGCTCATGCACTCGCCACCGCTGGTCTTCCTGGACGAGCCGACCACCGGCCTCGATCCGCAGAGCCGCGCGAACCTCTGGCAGCACATCCGTGGGCTGCGCGGCGACATGGGCGTCACCGTCGTCATCACCACGCACTACCTGGACGAGGCCGATGCGCTCGCCGACCGCGTCCTCGTCATGGACGGCGGGGCGATCGTCGCCGACGACACCCCGGACGCGTTGAAGGCGCGGATCTCCGGTGACGTGGTGACGCTCGAGTTCGCACCCGACCAGCCGCGGGAGCGGGCCGAGGAGGTCGTGCGGCAGGCGATGGAGGTACGCGAGGTGGTGACGACCGAGACCGCGGTGCTGGTCACCGTCGACTCCGGCGCCACCGCGGTGGCGCCCATCCTGCGCGCCCTCGACGCCGCCGGGCTGAGCCCGGCGTCGATCGCGGTCAACCGGCCGACGCTCGACGACGTCTTCCTGACCCTCACCGGGCGCTCGCTGCGCGACGAGGCGGCGTAG
- a CDS encoding TIGR03620 family F420-dependent LLM class oxidoreductase: MMPRPGSTGIAVDVGPDAALGVTAPALEALGFDTLWLAGGQLDALERVDDVVRATSRSAVGTAVVPLGVHDVPAVVALRARLADRLVLGVGGPQQPRPLAALGRYLDALDAAGIGPGDRLLAALGPRKLDIARERAAGAMTLLTTPAATAAARARLGPDRLLVVHQLAALQPDAAAARAAVREPLAFLAGVPGYRASFRRMGFTDDEVTALADRLVDAVAVWGDAAAIAAHLGEHRAAGADHVVVSLLPTGAGSPLERAGAVARALGLSR; the protein is encoded by the coding sequence ATGATGCCGCGGCCGGGGAGCACGGGGATCGCCGTCGACGTCGGCCCGGACGCCGCGCTCGGCGTCACGGCGCCGGCGCTGGAGGCGCTGGGATTCGACACGCTGTGGCTGGCCGGCGGCCAGCTCGACGCGTTGGAGCGGGTGGACGACGTCGTCCGGGCGACCTCGCGCAGCGCGGTGGGCACCGCGGTCGTGCCGCTCGGGGTGCACGACGTCCCCGCCGTGGTCGCGCTGCGGGCGCGGCTGGCCGACCGTCTCGTCCTCGGCGTCGGCGGGCCGCAGCAGCCCCGTCCGCTCGCCGCGCTCGGCCGGTACCTCGACGCGCTGGACGCGGCCGGCATCGGGCCCGGCGACCGACTGCTGGCCGCGCTCGGTCCGCGCAAGCTCGACATCGCCCGCGAGCGAGCGGCCGGCGCCATGACGCTGCTGACCACCCCGGCGGCCACCGCAGCCGCCCGGGCCCGGTTGGGGCCCGACCGCCTGCTCGTCGTGCACCAGCTCGCGGCGCTGCAGCCGGACGCGGCCGCGGCCCGGGCGGCCGTCCGGGAGCCGCTCGCGTTCCTCGCCGGCGTGCCCGGTTACCGCGCGAGCTTCCGGCGGATGGGCTTCACCGACGACGAGGTGACCGCGCTCGCCGATCGGCTCGTGGACGCCGTCGCGGTGTGGGGTGACGCGGCGGCGATCGCCGCGCACCTGGGCGAACACCGTGCCGCCGGGGCCGACCACGTCGTGGTGTCCCTGCTGCCCACCGGCGCCGGGTCGCCGCTCGAGCGGGCCGGCGCCGTCGCCCGGGCGCTCGGCCTGTCGCGCTGA
- a CDS encoding oxidoreductase has product MTADPLAPLLDLPGVGDAVDRARASVDALLGNRMLRRRSADVSAESSLRGAWASAVLAGADVPLDEVRSGAAADDPIVQGALRAQAALPGLVDTWSHAPRQALARLHVLAAADLVPDPEALGRPAAGAAERLDTLALVLAETSAPAVVVAGIVHGEVLSLDAFPPASGVVARAAVRLTLIDRGLDPKSLVAVEAGHRELGEGYDGALAAYRTGTRDGIATWLVHCADAVAAGAVETTAICQALARA; this is encoded by the coding sequence GTGACCGCCGACCCGCTCGCGCCGCTGCTCGACCTGCCCGGTGTCGGCGACGCCGTCGACCGTGCGCGCGCCTCGGTCGACGCGCTGCTGGGCAACCGGATGCTGCGCCGGCGCTCGGCCGACGTGTCGGCGGAGTCCTCGCTGCGCGGCGCCTGGGCCTCCGCCGTGCTCGCCGGCGCGGACGTGCCGCTCGACGAGGTCCGCAGCGGCGCCGCGGCCGACGACCCGATCGTGCAGGGTGCCCTGCGTGCCCAGGCCGCCCTGCCGGGGCTGGTCGACACGTGGTCGCACGCGCCGCGGCAGGCCCTCGCCCGGCTGCACGTGCTGGCGGCGGCCGACCTCGTGCCCGACCCCGAGGCGCTCGGGCGGCCGGCGGCCGGCGCCGCGGAACGGCTCGACACGCTCGCGCTCGTCCTCGCCGAGACGTCGGCCCCGGCGGTCGTGGTCGCCGGCATCGTGCACGGCGAGGTGCTCTCGCTCGACGCGTTCCCGCCCGCGTCCGGCGTGGTGGCCCGGGCCGCCGTCCGGCTGACGCTCATCGACCGCGGTCTCGACCCGAAGTCCCTCGTGGCGGTCGAGGCGGGTCATCGCGAGCTCGGCGAGGGATACGACGGCGCGCTGGCCGCCTACCGCACCGGCACGCGGGACGGCATCGCGACCTGGCTCGTGCACTGCGCCGACGCCGTGGCCGCCGGTGCCGTCGAGACCACCGCGATCTGCCAGGCCCTCGCGCGGGCGTGA
- a CDS encoding ABC transporter permease — translation MLTETLLIFQRQMRILLRNPVWVFFGLTQPILYLALFGPLLKNVTGGGLGGDDAWRVFVPGLLLQLAIFGAGFAGFGIIQELREGVIDRQRVTPARRVSLIMGRTLGNVVTIGVQGVVLVLVALPFGLRAQASGIVASVVIICLLALGISAASYAMGLILKDEDAFAPFVQGVTLPLLLLSGVLLPMSLAPAWLRHTSEVNPLTYVVDATRALFRGDWGDRHVWIGALVTVALGALLAWWGSRTFQRQSA, via the coding sequence ATGCTCACCGAGACGCTGCTGATCTTCCAACGACAGATGCGCATCCTGCTGCGCAACCCGGTGTGGGTGTTCTTCGGGCTGACGCAGCCGATCCTCTACCTCGCGCTGTTCGGGCCGCTGCTGAAGAACGTCACCGGCGGCGGTCTCGGCGGCGACGACGCATGGCGGGTCTTCGTCCCGGGTCTGCTGCTGCAGCTCGCGATCTTCGGGGCGGGCTTCGCGGGCTTCGGCATCATCCAGGAGCTGCGCGAGGGCGTCATCGACCGGCAGCGGGTGACACCGGCGCGCCGCGTCTCCCTCATCATGGGTCGGACGCTGGGCAACGTCGTGACCATCGGCGTCCAAGGCGTGGTGCTCGTGCTCGTCGCCCTGCCGTTCGGGCTGCGGGCGCAGGCGAGCGGCATCGTGGCGTCCGTGGTCATCATCTGCCTGCTGGCGCTCGGCATCTCGGCGGCGTCCTACGCGATGGGCCTGATCCTCAAGGACGAGGACGCGTTCGCGCCGTTCGTCCAGGGCGTCACGCTGCCGTTGCTGCTGCTCTCGGGCGTGCTGCTGCCCATGTCGCTCGCGCCGGCGTGGCTGCGCCACACCTCTGAGGTCAACCCGCTCACCTACGTCGTCGACGCGACGCGCGCGCTGTTCCGCGGCGACTGGGGCGATCGGCACGTGTGGATCGGCGCGCTGGTGACGGTCGCGCTGGGCGCGCTGCTCGCGTGGTGGGGGTCGCGGACGTTCCAGCGGCAGTCCGCGTGA
- a CDS encoding phage holin family protein codes for MTASPNPPVPTTSSAVTASEEPSIGQLVSDASAALSTLVHSEIELAKLELRATVKNAGVGAGMFVAALVVLVFSLTFGFFALAEGINALGLSRWLSFLIVFGALVLLAGLFVLVGIRKVKRVRAPQQTITTTKETVDYLKKSRG; via the coding sequence ATGACCGCAAGCCCGAACCCACCCGTCCCGACCACGTCGTCCGCGGTGACGGCGTCGGAGGAACCGAGCATCGGCCAACTGGTCTCCGACGCGTCGGCGGCGCTGTCGACGCTGGTCCACAGCGAGATCGAGCTCGCCAAGCTCGAGCTCCGCGCGACGGTCAAGAACGCCGGTGTGGGCGCCGGGATGTTCGTCGCCGCGCTCGTCGTCCTGGTGTTCTCGCTGACGTTCGGGTTCTTCGCGCTCGCCGAGGGCATCAACGCGCTGGGCCTGTCCCGCTGGCTGAGCTTCCTCATCGTCTTCGGTGCACTGGTGCTGCTCGCCGGGCTGTTCGTCCTCGTCGGCATCCGCAAGGTCAAGCGCGTCCGCGCGCCGCAGCAGACGATCACCACGACCAAGGAGACCGTCGACTACCTGAAGAAGTCGCGCGGCTGA